The following are encoded together in the uncultured Sphaerochaeta sp. genome:
- a CDS encoding TRAP transporter small permease: MKKLILGIDRFLSVVGIALTAILATGVIISVILRYVFSIAFVQSEELLTMVFVATTFFGAALGLRESEHIAVSNFVSAMPAKPRKVFAVIGQVVIIMVSMGMIYYSYRMIMKVGKVPSPATGIPRGYYYAMIPISFLFTAFYGVVNILKEFIDIPQPVKGYKDDYELGMADAEGGV; encoded by the coding sequence ATGAAAAAACTCATTCTGGGAATCGATCGGTTCCTTTCAGTGGTAGGCATTGCCCTAACCGCAATTCTTGCAACAGGAGTAATCATCTCGGTGATACTCCGCTATGTGTTTTCTATTGCCTTCGTCCAGTCTGAGGAGTTGTTGACGATGGTCTTTGTGGCCACCACGTTCTTTGGGGCTGCCCTTGGTCTCAGGGAATCTGAGCATATTGCAGTCTCCAATTTTGTCTCGGCAATGCCTGCAAAGCCTCGTAAGGTTTTTGCTGTCATTGGTCAGGTAGTGATTATCATGGTTTCCATGGGAATGATCTATTACAGTTACCGGATGATCATGAAGGTGGGGAAGGTTCCTTCTCCCGCAACAGGGATCCCTCGTGGGTACTACTACGCGATGATCCCTATTTCCTTTCTCTTTACCGCCTTCTATGGTGTGGTAAATATCCTAAAAGAGTTTATTGACATCCCGCAGCCGGTGAAAGGGTACAAGGATGATTATGAATTGGGTATGGCTGATGCCGAAGGAGGCGTGTAA
- a CDS encoding TRAP transporter substrate-binding protein: MKKTVCLVLCMLLVFSVVFAQGQQEAAGEKTFTLKLGHASTTESTRHKALLVMEKYVEKESDGRLQIEIYPAGTLGNESDMIEAMKLGTQEMFVGGVFASQTPKLEIFLMPFFFPTQADLMKVSRSDFGAEVMATAEEYGIKMLAVGDGGSRQITNNARPIKTPADMKGLKIRTPPIESIIKSMEALGANPVSIPYGDTYMALKTGVADGQENPLANIGDMKFFEVQKFMTMIDYQFHPEPIDVNLDVWNSLPADLQEVLQAGAWIYTDEQNKLRRELNEYYYDMIVDGGVTVYTPTDAEIQKFIDACQPVYSYFVNKGIFTQAELDEMRRIVNET, encoded by the coding sequence ATGAAAAAAACTGTGTGTTTGGTGCTTTGTATGTTGCTTGTATTTTCTGTAGTCTTTGCACAAGGACAACAAGAGGCAGCAGGGGAGAAGACGTTTACCTTGAAATTGGGGCACGCTTCAACAACGGAATCAACAAGGCATAAGGCCCTTTTGGTAATGGAGAAGTATGTTGAGAAAGAGTCTGATGGTCGCTTGCAGATAGAGATCTATCCAGCAGGAACCCTCGGAAACGAATCTGACATGATTGAGGCGATGAAACTCGGTACCCAGGAAATGTTCGTTGGTGGTGTCTTTGCTTCACAGACTCCAAAACTTGAGATTTTCCTGATGCCGTTTTTCTTCCCTACGCAGGCTGACCTGATGAAGGTTTCCCGTAGTGATTTCGGTGCTGAGGTCATGGCAACTGCTGAAGAGTATGGGATTAAGATGTTGGCAGTTGGTGATGGTGGTTCCCGCCAGATTACCAATAACGCTCGTCCTATCAAGACCCCTGCTGACATGAAAGGCTTGAAGATCAGGACCCCACCGATTGAGTCCATCATCAAGAGCATGGAAGCATTGGGAGCTAATCCTGTTTCCATTCCCTATGGTGATACCTATATGGCACTCAAGACTGGTGTTGCTGACGGCCAGGAGAACCCCTTGGCAAATATCGGCGACATGAAGTTCTTCGAAGTACAGAAGTTTATGACCATGATCGACTATCAATTCCATCCAGAACCAATCGATGTAAACCTTGATGTATGGAACTCCCTCCCTGCCGATCTGCAGGAAGTCCTGCAAGCTGGTGCATGGATCTATACCGATGAGCAGAACAAGCTTCGCCGTGAGCTCAACGAGTATTACTATGACATGATTGTTGATGGTGGTGTGACTGTATACACACCTACTGATGCAGAGATCCAGAAGTTCATCGATGCTTGTCAGCCGGTGTACTCCTATTTCGTGAATAAAGGCATTTTCACCCAAGCTGAACTGGATGAGATGCGTAGGATTGTCAACGAAACATAA
- a CDS encoding IclR family transcriptional regulator codes for MPSELKVQSLDRAFDILELLGNEQYGYNLIQISEMLKLPKSTVHRLIGVLIQREYVRKSEDTGRYRLGPGFISLCSNYLNNLELKTESSPAMDELSVSTGNVVFLAIRQEDKMVYVDSKEQINSLRKYAIVGQRKPLYCTSLGKSLLTGLSDEEIRSLLAHENFSRQGPNTHTNIESLLQDIRECRRRGWSLDDQEAEPAINCVAAPIHDYRGQVIAAVSTSWVLAQHPEMRPETMATLVMRCAATISYNMGYTGKSNRPEL; via the coding sequence GTGCCATCAGAATTGAAAGTACAATCACTTGATCGAGCCTTTGACATCTTGGAGTTATTGGGTAATGAACAGTATGGCTATAACCTGATACAGATTTCTGAGATGCTCAAGCTCCCAAAAAGTACGGTTCACCGTCTTATTGGAGTGCTCATTCAACGGGAATATGTGAGAAAATCAGAAGATACCGGCCGATATCGTCTCGGCCCAGGATTCATTTCTCTTTGTAGCAACTATCTCAACAACCTTGAACTGAAGACTGAGAGTTCCCCTGCCATGGACGAACTTTCCGTTTCTACAGGCAATGTGGTCTTTCTTGCCATCCGACAGGAGGACAAGATGGTCTATGTGGACAGCAAGGAACAAATCAACAGCCTTCGTAAGTACGCTATCGTGGGACAGAGAAAGCCCCTTTATTGCACATCACTTGGAAAATCCTTGTTGACCGGTTTGAGTGACGAAGAAATTCGCTCACTCCTCGCCCATGAGAACTTCTCTCGTCAAGGACCGAACACCCATACCAATATTGAGAGTCTTCTCCAGGACATTCGTGAATGTAGAAGAAGAGGATGGTCACTTGATGACCAGGAGGCTGAACCTGCCATCAACTGCGTGGCTGCCCCTATCCATGACTACCGTGGACAAGTCATTGCCGCTGTCTCTACTTCCTGGGTACTGGCCCAGCACCCAGAGATGAGACCCGAGACAATGGCAACGCTGGTTATGCGTTGTGCAGCTACCATCAGCTACAATATGGGATATACGGGAAAATCAAACCGTCCAGAACTCTAG